The genomic segment GCCGAACGATTCGGTGCCGTACACGTCGACCGTCGTCTTCGTCGTCCGCAAGGGCAATCCCAAGGGCATTCATGATTGGCCCGACTTGGTCAATGCCGGTGTGTCCGTGGTGTCACCGAACCCGCGTAGCTCCGGCAACGGTCAGTTGAGCGTGCTGGCTGCCTGGGGTTCGGTGACCACTCGCGGCGGCACGCCGGCTCAGGCGAAGACTTACGTGAAGTCGCTGCTGCAACACGTGGCGGTATCCGACGCCGGTGCGCGCAGTGCGGGCGACAGCTTCACCCTGGCCAAGATCGGTGACGTGCAGCTGACGTGGGAGAACGAGGCGCTGCGCGAGGTCGCCGCCAATTCCGACGATCTCGAGCTCGTCTATCCACCGGTCAGCATCCTGGCCGAGCCGGCGGTGGCCTGGGTCGACGCGAACATCACCGAGCCCAAGACCGCGACCTACGCCAAGGCCTATCTGGAGTATCTGTTCACCGATGCCGGGCAGGAGCAGGCCGCGCAATTCGGCTATCGGCCGTTCAAGCCGGAGATCCTCGCCAAACACGCCGACCGGCTGCGCCCGCTCGCGCTCTTCGGAATCGGCGAGATCGCCAAGGACTGGAGCGACGCGCGCGAGCAGTTCTTCGGCACTAACGGGGTCCTCGACGCCATTTCGGCGCCGCCCGCCGCGGCGTCGGGAACCTAGCGGGAAGACGTGGGCACGGTGGGCTTCGCGCTGAACTACGACGCGGTCAAAGGCAGGCATGACGTCATTGCCGGCCTCACGGTCGCCGCCATCTCCTTTCCCCAGGCGATGGCCTATGCGCTGATTGCCGGCGTCGATCCCCGCTTCGGTGTGTACTCGGCAATCGTCGTTACGATCGTCGCCTCGATTTTCGGGTCGTCCTCGCATCTGATCAACGGGCCGACCAGCGCCATCTCGCTGCTGGTTTTCACCGCGCTCGCCTTCATCGATTCGGAAAACAGCACCCAACTGTTCGAGGGCCTGTTCCTGCTGGCTGTCCTGGTGGGCGTGTTTCAGATCGTGATCAGCTTGTTCAAGCTCGGCAACCTGACCCGATACATTTCCGAGTCGGTCATCATTGGTTTCATGGCGGCCGCCGCCTTTCTGCTGGCCGTCGGACAGCTCGGCAATGCCCTGGGCGTGCGCGACAAGGGCAACGGGCACATGCAGGTCTTACACCGCGTCTGGCTCACCCTGTCGCACGGCGACCACGTCAACTACCGTGCCGTGGTATTGAGCACGGCGGCAGTGGTTTTGGCGGTTGTGCTGCGCAAACTGGTGCAGCGGTACGGTTGGCCGCAGATCGACATGCTTGCGGTGCTGATCATCACCTCGGTGATCGCCTACTTGGCGGGTTGGTCGATTCCG from the Mycobacterium lentiflavum genome contains:
- a CDS encoding sulfate ABC transporter substrate-binding protein, which encodes MLKARPTLRRFLPHISWLNIIGVVAIVFAATALVVKNVPHAGSNQILNVSYDPTRELYAAIDKAFIPQYRTQTGVTLDIKESHGGSGRQLRSVLDGTQKASVVSLALISDIQTLSKHGLIAPDWRQRLPNDSVPYTSTVVFVVRKGNPKGIHDWPDLVNAGVSVVSPNPRSSGNGQLSVLAAWGSVTTRGGTPAQAKTYVKSLLQHVAVSDAGARSAGDSFTLAKIGDVQLTWENEALREVAANSDDLELVYPPVSILAEPAVAWVDANITEPKTATYAKAYLEYLFTDAGQEQAAQFGYRPFKPEILAKHADRLRPLALFGIGEIAKDWSDAREQFFGTNGVLDAISAPPAAASGT